One window of the Thermasporomyces composti genome contains the following:
- a CDS encoding GNAT family N-acetyltransferase: protein MLIRPVRAEDAASLRRNCFSAMSLEDIASLIEDSADAMERGEGVMLVAVDGEKEAVGTCSVSRLGHRLCRHRAEISGFVVAPLSRGTGLARQIVEAARRQAASWGCTILEISCRGGTHAERAYRGLGFTEWGRLPGGFHDDGDLVFDDVRLWMPIPQDAR from the coding sequence ATGCTCATTCGGCCAGTACGCGCTGAGGACGCGGCCAGTCTGCGACGGAACTGCTTCAGCGCGATGAGCCTCGAGGACATCGCTTCGTTGATCGAGGACTCAGCTGACGCGATGGAGCGCGGGGAAGGCGTCATGCTCGTCGCGGTCGACGGCGAGAAGGAAGCCGTGGGCACGTGCAGCGTGAGTCGCCTGGGGCATCGCCTGTGTCGGCATCGGGCCGAGATCAGCGGGTTCGTCGTCGCTCCTCTGTCGCGAGGGACCGGGCTCGCGCGCCAGATCGTCGAGGCGGCTCGTCGGCAGGCCGCGAGCTGGGGCTGCACGATCCTCGAGATCAGCTGTCGGGGCGGCACGCACGCTGAGCGTGCCTACCGTGGGCTCGGCTTCACCGAGTGGGGCAGGCTCCCGGGCGGCTTCCACGACGACGGCGACCTGGTCTTCGACGACGTACGGCTGTGGATGCCGATCCCTCAAG